One window of the Granulicella arctica genome contains the following:
- a CDS encoding radical SAM protein gives MSTLLPILPPSELLDPNRDTLTPAAQQAEEEKNAMRRYFQKPGSQSELTSVAEQEPVCLYLETTNRCNLLCTTCPRTYEQLEPEADMPWELFTSLIDQYPNIARVVLHGIGEPMLVKDIAQRVKYLKDRNIYVLFNTNGTLLNDTNGRALIEAGLDELRVSLDAAESEVFQMVRGKDFFDKIVANVANFTQLQRELNAPKPRVSLWLTGLRETVDQLPNFVRLAHSVGVTEVYLQRLVFFDDPMSDKSMARAESALFEHTTEGEEALIREAEAVALELGVMFSASGATDPGESIRMQRTDNPWSLCRRPWSLMYITANGRVLPCCIAPFSMKGYGSFTLGDATQSSLREIWNGSEYQRFRDGLLTSAPPPACSNCGLRWSL, from the coding sequence ATGAGCACACTTCTACCAATCCTTCCGCCATCCGAACTGCTTGATCCGAATCGCGATACGCTTACTCCCGCTGCCCAGCAGGCCGAGGAGGAGAAGAATGCGATGCGGCGCTACTTTCAGAAGCCGGGTTCGCAATCGGAGCTGACCTCTGTCGCTGAGCAGGAGCCGGTGTGTCTGTATCTCGAGACGACGAATCGGTGCAACCTGCTGTGCACGACCTGTCCGCGAACCTATGAGCAGCTGGAGCCCGAGGCGGATATGCCGTGGGAGCTGTTTACCTCGCTGATCGATCAGTATCCGAACATTGCGCGTGTCGTGCTGCATGGCATCGGCGAGCCGATGCTGGTGAAGGACATCGCCCAGCGGGTGAAGTATCTGAAGGATCGCAACATCTATGTCCTCTTCAACACGAATGGCACGCTGCTGAATGACACCAACGGACGGGCACTGATCGAGGCGGGGCTCGATGAGTTGCGCGTGTCGCTTGATGCGGCAGAGTCTGAGGTCTTCCAGATGGTGCGGGGCAAGGACTTCTTCGACAAGATCGTGGCGAACGTTGCGAACTTTACGCAGCTGCAGCGAGAGTTGAATGCGCCCAAGCCGCGCGTGAGTCTATGGTTGACGGGGCTGCGGGAGACGGTTGATCAGCTTCCCAACTTTGTGCGGCTGGCGCACTCGGTCGGCGTGACTGAGGTGTATCTGCAGCGGCTGGTCTTCTTTGACGATCCGATGAGCGACAAGTCGATGGCGCGGGCTGAGTCGGCGCTCTTCGAGCATACGACTGAAGGGGAAGAGGCGCTGATCCGCGAGGCTGAGGCAGTGGCGCTGGAGCTTGGCGTGATGTTCTCGGCTTCGGGCGCGACTGATCCGGGCGAGTCAATCCGGATGCAGCGGACGGACAATCCCTGGTCGCTATGCCGACGGCCCTGGTCGCTGATGTACATCACGGCGAACGGGCGGGTGCTGCCGTGCTGCATCGCGCCGTTCAGCATGAAGGGCTATGGCAGCTTTACGCTTGGCGACGCGACGCAGAGTTCGCTGCGCGAGATCTGGAATGGGTCGGAGTACCAGCGGTTTCGAGATGGTCTGCTGACATCTGCACCGCCGCCTGCCTGCAGCAATTGCGGATTGCGATGGAGCCTGTAA
- a CDS encoding glycosyltransferase family 87 protein encodes MTVLAPQHWSAARAWHTNAVLVAIGSGLLLLTRQLISESDHFTIGNSGVSGWSVILFAAAVWLILTQPVDRFTFPIILTVATACRLVVVFPEPFLSSDVYRYAWDGVVQHAHISPYRYVPGDKALTFLREPNQDLFDSMNRRDYAHTIYPPAAQFIFYLITFINPSVTAMKTGMILFEGLTMYGLATFLRELGVRREQSLLYAWCPLLIWEIGEAGHLDSAAMAFIVLTLLARYRKQAVWTGVFLAVAILIKLYPVVLLPALFRRGEYKMPAVVAAIVAFGYACYSSVGVQVFGFLNGYVKEEGMQTGARYFLLELTQHVPGLHTLPTVAFLAFCAAVFLAIFIWAWRTCCRTDIADGDHLGYQFGLPAEAEFLVPAISLALALMLLFSPHYPWYVAWLIPFLVLIPSLTVFTYSCGLFYLCYTALATGYGAPQFQLNEILYGSVLIAFVVEVALRRWPLYKHVFPAVIAEPHRLAPLEVQRQS; translated from the coding sequence TTGACGGTTCTCGCGCCACAGCACTGGTCGGCTGCAAGAGCATGGCATACGAACGCTGTGCTGGTGGCGATTGGCTCTGGGCTGCTGCTGCTGACGCGGCAGCTGATCAGTGAGAGTGATCACTTTACGATTGGGAACTCCGGTGTTTCGGGCTGGTCCGTCATCCTGTTCGCAGCGGCGGTGTGGCTGATTCTTACGCAGCCGGTCGACCGGTTTACATTTCCTATTATCCTTACGGTCGCGACTGCATGCCGGTTAGTGGTGGTGTTTCCGGAGCCGTTTCTCTCGTCGGATGTGTATCGGTATGCGTGGGACGGGGTGGTGCAGCACGCGCATATTTCGCCGTACCGGTATGTGCCGGGAGATAAGGCGCTGACGTTTCTGCGTGAGCCGAATCAGGATCTCTTCGACAGCATGAACCGGCGCGACTACGCGCATACGATCTATCCGCCGGCGGCGCAGTTTATCTTCTACCTGATCACGTTTATCAATCCAAGTGTGACGGCGATGAAGACGGGCATGATCTTGTTTGAAGGCCTGACGATGTATGGGCTGGCGACATTTCTGCGAGAGCTTGGCGTGCGGCGGGAGCAGTCGCTGCTGTATGCGTGGTGTCCGCTTCTGATCTGGGAGATTGGCGAGGCGGGACATCTGGACTCGGCTGCGATGGCGTTCATCGTGCTGACACTGTTGGCTCGGTATCGGAAGCAGGCGGTGTGGACGGGTGTGTTTCTGGCGGTGGCGATCCTGATCAAGCTGTATCCGGTGGTGCTATTGCCAGCGCTGTTCCGGCGCGGCGAGTACAAGATGCCCGCGGTGGTGGCGGCGATCGTGGCGTTTGGGTATGCGTGCTATTCGAGTGTGGGCGTGCAGGTGTTTGGCTTCCTGAATGGCTATGTGAAGGAAGAGGGGATGCAGACGGGTGCGCGGTACTTTTTGCTGGAGCTGACGCAGCATGTGCCGGGGCTGCATACGCTGCCGACCGTCGCCTTCCTTGCGTTTTGTGCCGCGGTGTTTCTGGCGATTTTTATCTGGGCGTGGCGAACCTGCTGCCGGACGGACATTGCCGATGGTGATCATCTCGGCTATCAGTTCGGACTGCCTGCCGAAGCGGAGTTTCTGGTGCCAGCGATCTCGCTTGCCCTGGCGCTGATGCTGCTCTTTTCGCCGCACTATCCCTGGTATGTTGCGTGGCTGATTCCTTTTCTTGTACTCATTCCCAGTCTTACGGTGTTCACGTATAGCTGTGGCTTGTTCTATCTTTGCTACACGGCTTTGGCTACAGGCTATGGTGCACCGCAGTTTCAGCTTAATGAGATTTTGTATGGCAGCGTGCTGATCGCCTTCGTCGTTGAGGTTGCGCTTCGCCGCTGGCCGCTTTATAAACACGTCTTTCCCGCAGTCATCGCGGAGCCGCACCGACTTGCTCCACTCGAGGTCCAGAGGCAATCATGA
- a CDS encoding TIGR04282 family arsenosugar biosynthesis glycosyltransferase: MGYPILDLAESEAARGGVCALAVMAKAPRAGKVKTRLAPPLTLEQSAALNICFLKDTTENIAGVCAGGRAAGLISYTPVGDEALFDGILPESFALVGQRGDGFGERLLAAAEDILACGFGAVCLIDSDSPTVPAAAFEQAVAELARDGDRIVIGGSDDGGYYLIGLKRAHAEVFENITWSTGSVYAETMAAAAAAGIEVVELPLWYDVDDGATLAMLAGELLDGMPPSFATMAGYPAAHSREFLQELSADGGAF; encoded by the coding sequence ATGGGGTATCCAATTCTAGATCTTGCTGAGAGTGAAGCTGCGCGTGGCGGGGTGTGCGCCCTTGCGGTAATGGCGAAGGCTCCGCGGGCGGGCAAGGTGAAGACGCGGCTGGCTCCTCCGTTGACGTTGGAGCAGAGTGCGGCGTTGAACATCTGTTTTCTCAAGGACACTACGGAGAACATTGCGGGGGTGTGTGCGGGTGGCAGGGCGGCGGGGTTGATCTCGTATACGCCGGTTGGGGATGAGGCGCTATTTGACGGGATTCTGCCTGAGAGTTTTGCGCTGGTGGGGCAGCGGGGGGATGGGTTTGGGGAGCGGTTGCTGGCGGCGGCTGAGGACATCCTGGCATGTGGATTTGGGGCGGTGTGCCTGATCGATTCCGATTCGCCTACGGTGCCGGCGGCGGCGTTTGAGCAGGCAGTGGCGGAGCTTGCGCGGGATGGCGACCGCATCGTGATCGGTGGTTCGGACGATGGTGGGTACTATCTGATCGGGCTGAAGCGGGCGCACGCGGAGGTGTTCGAGAACATTACATGGAGCACTGGCTCAGTGTATGCGGAGACGATGGCTGCTGCTGCTGCGGCGGGGATTGAGGTTGTTGAACTGCCGCTCTGGTATGACGTCGATGATGGGGCTACGCTGGCGATGTTGGCGGGGGAGCTTCTCGATGGGATGCCGCCGAGTTTTGCCACGATGGCGGGCTATCCTGCGGCGCACAGCCGGGAGTTTCTGCAGGAACTATCGGCTGACGGGGGTGCGTTTTGA
- a CDS encoding class I SAM-dependent methyltransferase, translated as MFPAQGPAVGTHVLELGCGPGFYACRFAQEYPQITTTGIDLSKRLIERAKSRAASRSLNNCNFFHGDAQSLPELFGPIDAIIVSRLFLIVPNKEAVLAEILRVLRPGGRCFIAEPTSGFRTRLPLSCMWLLARLTSSPAGKYREPQQADVMTRPDFSALVESQPWASVNLEYDGWYQYAVCTKAEEAAVPAVSRDVTWSAA; from the coding sequence TTGTTTCCGGCACAAGGACCGGCTGTGGGGACGCATGTGTTGGAGCTTGGCTGCGGGCCGGGTTTTTATGCCTGTCGATTCGCCCAGGAGTACCCCCAGATCACGACCACGGGGATTGATCTTTCGAAACGTTTGATTGAGCGGGCAAAGTCTCGGGCGGCTAGCCGATCGCTCAATAATTGCAATTTTTTTCACGGAGATGCGCAGTCGCTTCCGGAGCTCTTCGGGCCGATTGATGCGATTATTGTGTCGCGACTGTTTTTGATTGTGCCGAATAAAGAGGCGGTGCTGGCGGAGATTCTGCGGGTGCTGCGGCCGGGCGGGCGATGCTTTATTGCGGAGCCGACGTCGGGGTTTCGGACGCGCCTGCCACTAAGCTGCATGTGGCTGCTGGCTCGGCTGACGAGCAGCCCTGCGGGTAAGTATCGGGAGCCGCAGCAGGCGGATGTGATGACGCGGCCGGACTTTTCGGCGCTGGTGGAGTCGCAGCCGTGGGCTTCGGTGAACCTGGAGTATGACGGCTGGTATCAGTATGCGGTGTGTACGAAGGCTGAGGAGGCTGCGGTTCCTGCGGTCAGTCGCGATGTGACTTGGAGCGCTGCTTAG
- a CDS encoding response regulator transcription factor, translating to MRILLVEDERRLAENIAAAIRDGAGFAVDVAEDGETGLDLASYGHYDLIVLDLMLPRLDGAGVLKALRARNDRTPVLILTARQETTSVIALLNLGADDYLGKPFDLGELLARVKALVRRGKGVATPLLHVRDLDINTLEQSVSRNGTPIDLSPAEYRIFEYLLHKPKVVVSKRELLEHLYDYNWERHSNVIEAHVSNLRRKLDTGDGLPYIQTLRGRGYKLQPEQVIP from the coding sequence ATGCGTATTCTGCTGGTTGAGGACGAACGCCGTTTGGCCGAGAACATCGCCGCCGCCATCCGCGATGGCGCAGGCTTTGCCGTAGATGTCGCCGAGGATGGCGAGACCGGGCTCGACCTCGCCTCCTACGGCCACTACGACCTCATCGTCCTCGACCTCATGCTCCCCAGGCTCGACGGCGCAGGCGTCCTAAAAGCCCTGCGCGCCCGCAACGATCGCACCCCCGTCCTCATCCTCACTGCCCGGCAGGAGACCACCAGCGTCATCGCCCTATTGAATCTCGGAGCGGACGACTACCTCGGCAAACCCTTCGATCTCGGCGAACTCCTCGCACGCGTCAAAGCTCTCGTTCGCCGCGGCAAAGGCGTCGCCACTCCCCTGCTCCACGTCCGCGACCTCGACATCAACACCCTCGAGCAGAGCGTGTCCCGCAACGGCACTCCCATCGACCTCTCCCCCGCCGAGTACCGCATCTTCGAGTACCTCCTCCACAAGCCAAAGGTTGTCGTCTCCAAGCGTGAGCTGCTCGAACACCTCTACGACTACAACTGGGAGCGTCACTCAAACGTCATCGAGGCCCACGTCTCCAATCTCCGCCGCAAGCTCGACACCGGCGACGGCCTTCCCTACATTCAGACCCTTCGCGGGCGCGGCTACAAGCTCCAGCCGGAGCAGGTCATTCCGTGA
- a CDS encoding sensor histidine kinase, translating into MKPYSITRRVVTLVLTVELIAAICVTAFAFIYERHAHFRSFDVSLHGRADTVMGAVEDADDAKQGVMLDTTDLKFPRHDVYAVREQGAQDLGHSANWTPSSEDWQGDPGYFNLTIHGHDYRAIRLRGVRVVDPMAANVRHPLLVLYASPTHEVWEVVFGAVRVFTLANGLLVLVTALLVPVIVRRSMHPLHLLATDAEAISAASWHFAPGEQVRQVAELRPLVTAMEGVIQRLEHSFTQQRQFTGDAAHELKTAVAVVKSSIQLLELRARTPAEYAAGLQRSYADCLRMEELAQKMLLMARVDEPSLTTFASSTNLAATITAALAELAPVAELHSVHLLSDEIEPIYIQMELELLRSLLINLITNAIQHSPTDSTVRIAAERTHATAQITIKDTGEGIPPQALPHVFERFYRADASRSRKTGGTGLGLAICKAIVERASGNISITSTPAQGTQVHISLPIEAEPQT; encoded by the coding sequence GTGAAGCCGTACTCCATCACCCGCCGCGTCGTCACCCTCGTCCTCACGGTCGAACTGATCGCCGCCATCTGCGTCACTGCCTTCGCCTTCATCTACGAGCGCCACGCCCACTTCCGGTCCTTCGACGTGAGCCTTCACGGACGCGCCGACACCGTCATGGGAGCCGTTGAGGATGCCGACGACGCGAAGCAAGGCGTCATGCTCGACACCACCGACCTTAAATTCCCCCGCCACGATGTCTACGCCGTTCGCGAACAAGGTGCGCAGGATCTCGGCCATTCCGCCAACTGGACCCCAAGCTCCGAGGACTGGCAGGGCGATCCCGGCTACTTCAATCTCACCATCCATGGTCATGACTACCGCGCCATCCGCCTCCGGGGCGTGCGCGTCGTCGATCCCATGGCCGCCAACGTCCGCCATCCACTCCTCGTCCTCTACGCCTCACCCACCCACGAGGTCTGGGAGGTGGTCTTCGGAGCCGTGCGGGTCTTCACCCTCGCCAACGGTCTCCTCGTCCTCGTCACCGCCCTGCTCGTCCCCGTCATCGTCCGGCGTAGCATGCATCCCCTGCACCTCCTCGCCACCGACGCTGAGGCGATCTCCGCGGCCTCCTGGCACTTCGCCCCCGGCGAGCAAGTTCGCCAGGTCGCCGAACTCCGCCCCCTCGTCACAGCAATGGAAGGTGTCATCCAGCGGCTTGAGCACTCCTTCACCCAGCAGCGCCAGTTCACCGGAGATGCAGCCCACGAACTCAAGACCGCCGTAGCCGTCGTCAAGTCGTCCATCCAACTCCTTGAACTACGCGCTCGCACCCCGGCCGAGTACGCTGCAGGCCTCCAGCGCTCCTACGCAGATTGCCTCCGCATGGAAGAACTCGCCCAGAAGATGCTCCTTATGGCGCGCGTCGACGAACCATCCCTAACAACTTTCGCCTCATCCACGAACCTCGCAGCAACCATCACCGCCGCCCTCGCCGAACTGGCACCTGTCGCCGAGCTACACTCGGTCCATCTGCTCAGCGACGAAATCGAACCTATCTATATACAGATGGAGCTCGAACTCCTCCGCAGCCTCCTCATCAACCTCATCACCAACGCCATCCAGCACAGCCCCACCGACTCCACCGTCCGCATCGCCGCCGAGCGCACCCACGCCACCGCCCAGATCACCATCAAGGACACCGGCGAAGGCATCCCCCCCCAAGCACTCCCCCACGTCTTCGAACGCTTCTACCGCGCCGACGCCTCCCGCTCCCGCAAGACCGGCGGCACCGGCCTCGGCCTGGCCATCTGCAAAGCCATCGTCGAACGAGCCAGCGGAAACATTTCCATCACCAGCACCCCCGCCCAGGGCACCCAGGTCCACATCTCCCTCCCTATCGAAGCCGAACCGCAAACCTAA
- a CDS encoding YncE family protein yields MRLRSLLYTLPLACTLIAQAQTYSVIDKWTLGGEGGWDYLLADPSSHLLYVTHGTRVEVVDTKTGKPVGAITGLKGTHGVALDPDGKYGYISEGAGNNVVVFDRKTFATVKSIPAGTNPDGIVYEPVTKTVWAFNGRSMDATVIDTQSMTVTGTVKLSGKPEFPQADGKGTVFVNIETKNSIARIDAKSMKVTAEWPLAGCESPSGMAMDTASRKLFSVCDGKVMSVTDADSGKVLKLVPIGDGPDAAGYDAAHHLAFSSNGEGTLTVVDTATSDYKVIQTLPTQKSGRTMAFDSGNGHVYVVAAEMGPRPAATAENPRPRPAVVPGSFTVLVISRK; encoded by the coding sequence ATGCGCCTAAGATCTCTCCTCTACACCCTCCCCCTCGCCTGCACCCTTATCGCCCAGGCTCAGACCTACAGCGTCATCGACAAGTGGACCCTCGGCGGCGAAGGCGGCTGGGACTACCTCCTCGCCGATCCCTCCAGCCACCTCCTCTACGTCACCCACGGTACCCGCGTCGAAGTCGTCGACACCAAAACCGGTAAGCCCGTAGGAGCCATCACAGGCCTTAAGGGAACCCATGGCGTAGCGCTCGATCCCGATGGCAAGTACGGCTACATCAGCGAGGGCGCAGGTAATAACGTCGTCGTCTTCGACCGCAAGACCTTCGCCACGGTCAAGTCCATTCCCGCCGGAACCAACCCCGACGGCATCGTCTACGAGCCCGTCACTAAAACCGTCTGGGCCTTCAACGGACGCAGCATGGACGCCACCGTCATCGACACACAATCCATGACCGTCACCGGAACCGTCAAACTCTCCGGCAAGCCCGAGTTCCCCCAGGCCGATGGTAAAGGCACCGTCTTCGTTAACATCGAGACCAAAAACTCCATCGCCCGCATCGACGCCAAATCGATGAAGGTCACCGCCGAGTGGCCGCTCGCCGGCTGCGAGTCCCCCAGCGGCATGGCCATGGACACCGCCAGCCGCAAGCTCTTCTCCGTCTGCGATGGCAAGGTCATGTCGGTCACCGATGCCGACTCGGGCAAGGTCCTCAAGCTTGTGCCGATCGGCGACGGTCCCGACGCAGCCGGCTACGACGCCGCCCACCACCTCGCCTTCAGCTCCAATGGCGAAGGAACCCTCACCGTAGTTGACACCGCAACGTCCGACTACAAGGTCATCCAAACCCTTCCCACACAGAAGAGTGGCCGCACCATGGCCTTCGACTCCGGCAACGGACACGTCTACGTCGTCGCCGCCGAGATGGGTCCCCGTCCCGCCGCCACCGCCGAAAACCCAAGGCCCCGGCCGGCAGTTGTCCCCGGCAGCTTCACCGTTCTCGTCATTAGCCGCAAGTAG
- a CDS encoding efflux RND transporter permease subunit, whose amino-acid sequence MIAEPSTTTETAKPFWLVNSSKTIFFFLLVLTMAGIYGAFQVPISVFPDTNFPRVVIGVDNGVMPVEQMQVTITKPIEDAINSVPGLVTVRSTTSRGSAEISLFFDWNVDMFRTLQLADAALSKVQQTLSSTARLTTNRLTFATFPILGYALTADDRGAATVTQSQLWEIATYDLKPPLNRVNGVSTVVVQGGQVPEFHIVPNLARLQASGVTLLDLVNGVQASNIIDSPGLYEADHELILGLVGAQAHDASQLGNLVIKTTAGGAPVRVSDVAKVERATMPVYTMVAANGKPAVLLNIARQPSSNTVTVADAVAVELQQLKSKLPAGVHLEPFYDQSELVRESISSVRDAIFIGLILACVILFLFLRDWSSSLIAGLVIPVTVAVTILFLWIIGQSFNLMTLGGLAAAIGLVIDDAIVVVENIVVHRDSGESRVDSVRKALREITVPLIGSTITPVVVFLPLISVTGVTGSFFRALAVTMTAALLTSLLLALTWTPALSLSLLRPRRQSDTPHEENGPVMRRVLSAHQRTLTWALIHPFYLALCCLMLVLVGYFSYQGLGSDLLPEMDEGAFILDYTMPAGSSLTETKRVLQHVEQILHETPEVLITSRRTGLQMGLAAVTEANYGDFTVRLKTKRSRAIDEVMADVRAQLKTSEPELDVEFTQVLQDMIGDLSNSPEPIQIKLFANSQDVLNELGPKVQAAIGKIPGVVDTQNGIDNTISGPATNFQINPVLAARLGFTPSEVAEDATAILDGLPTNDPVIVNGRPYTIRVRLPEENRASLDAIQNTVFNSASGHTATLGSMAEVTQLPPQNEIRRENLQQLIVVSGRLEGSDLGTAMAQVRQTVAGLHLPSSVRVEYGGTYEEQQKSFRDLARVLLLALALVFGVLLAEFRNLSAPIAILTSSVLSIAGVVLALLATKTTFNVASFMGLIMVIGIVAKNGILLLDADEKYRGAEDGGSGDHAREAMVHAAQRRLRPIVMTAIAAVSGMLPLAFALGAGSQMLQPLAIAVIGGLVLSVFLSLVVTPVIYYRLTRVR is encoded by the coding sequence ATGATCGCCGAGCCCTCCACTACGACCGAGACAGCGAAGCCATTCTGGCTGGTCAACTCCTCGAAGACGATCTTCTTCTTTCTGCTTGTCCTCACGATGGCCGGAATCTACGGTGCGTTTCAGGTACCGATCTCGGTCTTTCCGGACACCAACTTCCCGCGCGTCGTGATCGGCGTCGACAACGGTGTCATGCCGGTCGAGCAGATGCAGGTCACCATCACCAAGCCAATCGAGGATGCGATCAACAGCGTTCCCGGCCTTGTGACGGTACGGAGTACGACGAGCCGTGGATCGGCTGAGATCAGCCTCTTTTTCGATTGGAATGTGGACATGTTCCGTACGTTGCAACTGGCCGATGCGGCGCTCTCGAAGGTCCAACAGACGTTGTCCTCGACTGCGCGGCTGACGACCAATCGGCTTACTTTTGCGACCTTTCCGATCCTCGGCTATGCGCTCACGGCGGATGATCGCGGTGCAGCGACAGTCACGCAGAGTCAGCTCTGGGAGATTGCGACCTACGATCTGAAGCCGCCGCTGAACCGCGTCAATGGAGTCAGCACGGTAGTGGTGCAGGGTGGGCAGGTGCCGGAGTTTCATATCGTCCCAAACCTTGCGCGACTGCAGGCTTCAGGTGTGACGCTGCTCGATCTGGTCAATGGCGTTCAAGCCTCGAACATCATCGACTCGCCGGGATTGTATGAGGCGGATCATGAGTTGATCCTTGGCTTGGTTGGCGCGCAGGCGCATGATGCCTCGCAGCTTGGCAATCTTGTCATCAAGACGACCGCTGGTGGAGCGCCGGTTCGCGTGTCCGATGTGGCGAAGGTGGAGCGGGCGACGATGCCGGTCTACACGATGGTTGCGGCGAACGGGAAGCCTGCGGTGCTGCTGAACATTGCGCGGCAGCCCTCCAGCAACACCGTTACCGTGGCCGATGCGGTTGCTGTCGAATTGCAACAGTTGAAGAGCAAACTTCCGGCTGGCGTCCATCTTGAGCCGTTCTATGACCAGTCGGAATTGGTGCGGGAGAGCATCTCGAGTGTGCGGGACGCGATCTTTATCGGGCTCATCCTCGCCTGCGTCATCCTCTTTCTTTTCCTGCGCGACTGGAGTTCGTCGCTCATTGCAGGGCTGGTTATCCCTGTAACCGTAGCGGTTACGATCCTATTTCTGTGGATCATTGGGCAAAGCTTCAACCTCATGACGCTTGGCGGACTGGCGGCTGCGATCGGATTGGTGATCGATGACGCAATCGTGGTGGTCGAGAATATTGTCGTGCATCGCGACAGCGGTGAGTCGCGGGTCGATTCGGTGCGCAAGGCCCTGCGCGAGATTACGGTTCCGCTGATTGGCTCGACCATTACGCCGGTCGTCGTCTTCCTTCCGCTGATCTCGGTGACGGGTGTGACGGGCAGTTTCTTTCGCGCTCTGGCGGTGACGATGACGGCGGCTTTGCTCACTTCGCTGCTGCTGGCGCTAACCTGGACACCGGCGCTGAGCCTGTCGTTACTGCGGCCTCGGCGGCAGTCGGATACGCCGCATGAGGAGAATGGACCGGTGATGCGGCGAGTACTTTCGGCCCATCAGCGGACGCTTACGTGGGCGCTCATCCATCCGTTCTACCTTGCGCTTTGCTGCCTTATGCTCGTGCTGGTTGGCTACTTCAGCTATCAGGGACTCGGCTCCGATCTGTTGCCGGAGATGGACGAGGGTGCGTTCATCCTTGACTACACGATGCCTGCGGGCAGTTCGCTGACGGAGACGAAGCGGGTGCTCCAGCATGTGGAGCAGATTCTGCATGAGACGCCGGAGGTGCTGATTACGTCGCGCCGGACCGGCTTGCAGATGGGGCTTGCGGCGGTGACCGAGGCCAACTACGGCGACTTCACCGTGAGGCTTAAGACGAAGCGGTCACGAGCGATTGACGAGGTGATGGCGGACGTTCGGGCGCAGTTGAAGACGTCTGAGCCGGAGCTTGATGTCGAGTTTACGCAGGTGCTGCAGGACATGATCGGCGACCTGTCGAACTCGCCGGAGCCGATCCAGATCAAGCTCTTTGCGAACAGCCAGGACGTGCTGAACGAGCTTGGGCCGAAGGTGCAGGCGGCAATCGGCAAGATTCCAGGCGTGGTGGATACGCAGAACGGGATCGACAATACGATCTCCGGACCGGCTACCAACTTCCAGATCAACCCTGTGCTGGCGGCGCGGCTTGGCTTTACGCCGAGCGAGGTTGCTGAGGATGCGACGGCGATCCTCGATGGGCTGCCAACGAACGATCCGGTGATCGTGAATGGTCGGCCGTATACGATTCGGGTGCGGCTGCCGGAGGAGAATCGAGCTTCGCTCGACGCGATCCAGAACACCGTCTTCAACTCGGCGAGCGGGCATACGGCGACGCTGGGCTCGATGGCAGAGGTGACGCAACTTCCGCCGCAGAACGAGATCCGGCGGGAGAATCTGCAGCAGCTCATTGTGGTGAGCGGGCGGCTTGAGGGCTCGGACCTCGGTACGGCGATGGCGCAGGTCCGGCAGACGGTGGCGGGGCTGCATCTGCCGTCGAGCGTGCGGGTTGAGTATGGCGGGACCTATGAGGAGCAGCAGAAGTCGTTCCGCGATCTGGCGCGGGTGCTGCTATTGGCGCTGGCGCTGGTCTTCGGCGTGCTTTTGGCAGAGTTCCGAAACCTGTCGGCTCCGATTGCCATTTTGACCAGTTCGGTGTTGTCGATTGCCGGCGTGGTGCTCGCGCTGCTTGCAACGAAGACGACCTTTAACGTGGCCAGCTTTATGGGGCTGATCATGGTGATCGGGATTGTGGCGAAGAACGGCATCCTGCTGCTGGATGCCGACGAGAAATATCGTGGGGCGGAGGATGGCGGTTCGGGAGATCATGCTCGCGAGGCGATGGTGCATGCGGCGCAGCGGCGGCTTCGGCCTATTGTAATGACAGCGATTGCGGCGGTCAGTGGGATGCTTCCGCTGGCGTTTGCGCTTGGGGCCGGGTCGCAGATGCTGCAACCTTTGGCTATCGCGGTGATCGGGGGGCTGGTGCTTTCAGTCTTCCTGTCGCTTGTGGTGACGCCTGTGATTTATTACCGTCTGACGCGGGTTCGTTGA